GCGTCAACGACTTGCTGATGCAGTTCCAGGCCGACCTGCTAGGCATCCCCGTGGTGCGCCCGGCCTGCGTGGAGACTACCGCCCTGGGCGCGGCCTACCTGGCAGGCCTGACCAGCGGCGTCTATGCCGACCGGGACGAGCTGGCCGCGCTGTGGCGCGCCGAGCGGCGCTTCATGCCGACCATGGCCCCGCAGCAGGCGCAAAGCCTGATGGCGCGCTGGGAACACGCCGTGGCGCAGGCCGCGCTGCCCGCTCCATGATCATCAAAAAAAGATAGCTGTCGCCACTTGCCCCATAAGGCTTTGAGCGTGTTTTGACCATTATTTTGTCTGTCTGCCCGCCCCTCGCTCCCATGACCCATCCCCACCCCCCCGAAACCACCATCGCCTTCATCGGCGGCGGCAACATGGCCAGTGCGCTGATCGGCGGCCTGCTGCGCCAAGGCCTGCCGGCCACCCAGCTCGAAGTCGTCGAGCCCTTCGAGCCAGCGCGCCAGGCGCTGCAGGACGGCTTCGGCCTGAGTGCGCAGGCTGCGCCCACGCCGGCGCTGGCGCGCGCCGCCCTGGTCGTCTGGGCTGTCAAGCCGCAGACCTTTGCCGACGCCGCCGCGCAGACACGCCCGCACCTGGCACCCGGCGCCCTGCATCTGAGCGTGGCCGCCGGCATCACCACGGACAGCATCGCCCGCTGGCTGTGCAGCGAGTGCATCGTGCGCGCCATGCCCAACACGCCGGCGCTGGTCGGGCGCGGCATGACCGGGCTGTTTGCCCGCCCCGCCGTCGATACCGCTGGTCGGGCGCTGGTCGGGCAGGTGCTGGCGCCCACCGGGCAGACGCTGTGGGTGGCGCAGGAGGCGCAGCTCGATGCCGTCACTGCCCTGTCCGGCTCCGGGCCGGCCTATGTCTTTCTGTTTCTGGAGGCCATGCAGCAGGCCGGCGCCGAGCTGGGCCTGAGCGCCGAGCAGGCACGCCAGCTGGCCGTGGCCACCTTCCAGGGAGCGGCCGAGCTGGCGGCGCGCTCGCCGGACGCACTGGCCGTGCTGCGCCAGCGCGTGACCAGCCCCGGCGGCACGACGCACGCCGCCATCACGCGGATGCAGGCGGGCGGCATGAGCGAACACTTCATCGCCGCCATACACGCTGCCGAGCAGCGCGCGCGCGAGCTGGCGGCGCAGTTCGGCGCCTGAGGCCTGGCGTCTTCAGCCGCGCAGCGCAAACCCCAGCGCCACGCCGGCAAAGATCGCCGCCCCCATCCAGTGGCTCTTGCTGAAGGCGGCAAAGCAGCCCGCCCGCGTGCGGTCGCGGATCAGCGTGTAATGCCACAGCGCCTGCGCCGCCGCCGCGCCCAGGCCCAGCCACAGCGGCCAGCCCAGGCCCAGGGGCGCCAGCACCGCGCCGGTGAGCGCCAGCGCCAGGGCAAAGAACGCCATCACCCCGGCCACGTCGAAGCGCCCCAGCGTGATGGCCGAGGTCTTCATGCCGATCTTCAGATCGTCGTCGCGATCGACCATGGCGTACTCGGTGTCGTAGGCCAGCACCATGAACAGATTGGCCAGCCACAACACCCAGGCGGCCACCGGCACTTCGCCCTGCACCGCCGCAAAGGCGATCACGATGCCGAAGTTGAAGGCGATGCCCAGAAACGCCTGCGGCATGGCAAAAAAGCGCTTGGTGAACGGGTACAGCACGGTGAACACCACCGCCGGCACCGACCAGGCCACGGCCTGCCAGCGCGTGGAGAGCACCAGCGCCAGGGCCACCAGCGCCAGCGCCGCAGCCAGCACCAGCGCCTCGCGCACGCTGACCTGGCCGGTGGTGATGGGCCGGGCCTGGGTGCGCTTGACGTGCCGGTCGAAATCGCGGTCGGCCACGTCGTTGACGCAGCAGCCGGCACTGCGCATGAGCACCGTGCCGGCGACGAACACGGCCAGCAGATGCCAGCCCGGAAAGCCCCCGCCGCCACCCACAGCGCCGTGAGCGTGGGCCAGACCAGCACCAGCCAGCCAGCCGGGCGGTCGAAGCGGATCAGGTTCAGGTACAGCGCCAGGCGCGAGGGCGCGGGCAGGGGCGGGGCAGCAGTCATTTCAAGACAAAACAGGCGCAAACCCTTGCCAGGCAAGCGCCAACAGCTATCAAAATTGATTATTCCAGCAGCGAGCGCAGCATCCACGCGGTCTGCTCGTGTACCGTCAGGCGCTGGGTCAGCAAATCCGCCGTGGGCTCGTCGCTGGCCTGGTCGGCCACCGGGAACAGCTCGCGCGCGGTGCGCGCCACGGCCTCGTGGCCCTCGACCAGGATGCGCACCATCTCCAGCGCGGCGGGCGGCGCCTCGGGCGCGTCCGGCAGGCTGGCCAGCTTGCCAAACGCCGCATACGAGCCCGGCGCGTGGTGGCCCAGCGCGCGGATGCGCTCGGCCACCGGATCGACGGCGTTCCATAGCTCGGTGTACTGCTCCATGAACATGGCGTGCAGCGTGTTGAACATCGGGCCGGTGACGTTCCAGTGGAAGTTGTGCGTGGTCAGGTACAGCGTGTAGGTGTCGGCCAGCAGGCGCGACAGGCCTTGCGCGATGGCGGCACGGTCTTGCTCGCTGATGCCGATGTTGATGCGCGGCACGCCGGCGGCGGCGCTGGGGGCGGCTTTCACAGCCTTGGCGGGCTTGGCGGGCTTGGCAGCGCCGGTCTTGCTGCTCGGGGTCTTGGCCATCGAGGGTTCTCCTTGAGAGGGTTGGGATGGGTGGCGAAACCGATTCAGGATAGCCGCTTCACACCCGGCAGCTCGCAGGCATAGACGGCATTGCGCAGCGCGGCGATGGCCTCGTAGCGCGTGAAGCTGCGCCGCCAGGCCAGCACCACGCGGCGCACCGGCGGGCCGCCGCTGTCGTCCGGGGTGATGGGCAGGTAGCGGATGTGGGCATCGTCGCTCTTTCGGCGCCGCACGCCGGTATGCAGCGCATCGCGCGGCACCGACAGGCGCGGCACCAGCGTCACGCCCATGCCGGCGGAAACCATGTGCTTGATGGTCTCCAGCGACGAGCCCTCGAAGGTGCGCCGGATGCCCTCGGCGTTGCTGGCGAAGCGGGCGAATTCCGGGCAGACCTGCAGCACATGGTCGCGAAAGCAGTGGCCCGCGCCCAGCAGCAGCATGGTCTCGTTCTTCAGCTCGGTGGCCGTGACCGCTTCCTGGCCTGCCAGAGGGTGGCTGGACGGCACGGCGGCCATGAAAGGCTCGTCGTACAGCGGCGCAATCGCCAGCCCGGTGTCCGGAAAAGGCTCGGCCAGGATGGCGCAGTCGATCTCGCCGGTGCGCAGCATCTCCAGCAGGCGCGCGGTGAAGTTCTCCTGCAGCATCAGCGGCATCTGCGGCGTGTTGGCGATGGCATTGCGCACCAGGCCGGGCAGCAGATAGGGGCCGATGGTGT
This portion of the Melaminivora jejuensis genome encodes:
- the proC gene encoding pyrroline-5-carboxylate reductase produces the protein MTHPHPPETTIAFIGGGNMASALIGGLLRQGLPATQLEVVEPFEPARQALQDGFGLSAQAAPTPALARAALVVWAVKPQTFADAAAQTRPHLAPGALHLSVAAGITTDSIARWLCSECIVRAMPNTPALVGRGMTGLFARPAVDTAGRALVGQVLAPTGQTLWVAQEAQLDAVTALSGSGPAYVFLFLEAMQQAGAELGLSAEQARQLAVATFQGAAELAARSPDALAVLRQRVTSPGGTTHAAITRMQAGGMSEHFIAAIHAAEQRARELAAQFGA
- a CDS encoding Dps family protein; translated protein: MAKTPSSKTGAAKPAKPAKAVKAAPSAAAGVPRINIGISEQDRAAIAQGLSRLLADTYTLYLTTHNFHWNVTGPMFNTLHAMFMEQYTELWNAVDPVAERIRALGHHAPGSYAAFGKLASLPDAPEAPPAALEMVRILVEGHEAVARTARELFPVADQASDEPTADLLTQRLTVHEQTAWMLRSLLE
- a CDS encoding LysR substrate-binding domain-containing protein, which gives rise to MTLTELKYIVAVARERHFGRAAEACYVSQPTLSVAVRKLEDELEVKLFERSTGDVSVTPLGEEIVRQAQSVLEQAAAIKEIAKRGKDPLAGVLTLGVIYTIGPYLLPGLVRNAIANTPQMPLMLQENFTARLLEMLRTGEIDCAILAEPFPDTGLAIAPLYDEPFMAAVPSSHPLAGQEAVTATELKNETMLLLGAGHCFRDHVLQVCPEFARFASNAEGIRRTFEGSSLETIKHMVSAGMGVTLVPRLSVPRDALHTGVRRRKSDDAHIRYLPITPDDSGGPPVRRVVLAWRRSFTRYEAIAALRNAVYACELPGVKRLS